One Phaseolus vulgaris cultivar G19833 chromosome 4, P. vulgaris v2.0, whole genome shotgun sequence DNA window includes the following coding sequences:
- the LOC137838086 gene encoding uncharacterized protein isoform X1, whose amino-acid sequence MYRPFMTCDDPKGVVECGAIRKYRTSSQKMKDKTKTRRPAETSLANKQDKEEKVSKGSAERCFDPSSLQLMEVSRGAQRLNNMIDSWSRGLRYDGSSEDIAKDLLKGALDLQESLLMLRKVQEASQHMASLKRRQNGKPERGRFDEMPMDGTAHCDHFGEQSYPMGFQRHWPSADGSSSSCTEELKKVIKESLISQNLFTTTEGLDSASTFHSTNSSQSSVAWNDKLSDSSFSPTTSRRERRSNLVAKLMGLEEAPSRSFPAVMQKQLESPKILNQKRHVFDIDMPKLRKNVEKVNLERKMTLKEILETTHFNGLLKKSPVREPNVQVHHSIDPHYKHCGDLPPIVLMKPRCTPYQECVNSYQHVVPSEKLSLRNLKAKVGTSKVFQPKEDSTVGKRMEEHVSRRLAKEERTKLLRELVELKEKEIKPLGNEKALEGKVKLPSHVSHKSHVNETVDRKSKVKTIAPSRKMSEKEVSKSKHQQKTLVPVVEVSKTKVVTKSQEDQAEISSTSTKIRKPQSGSRIEKNEIPSRKSTVSNSNTISKPKSQKISYSKEQKKKQMKKQRPAVAEPEAAKPVDEQLGQEEAISVAVSHKDDCPEIRIITTITHHLEMEHEEVYASANKIREVCEQNQSSSSDDYFMLKSERENDAILAEKAHDSINISETYCKPDKESSELKYLLLTSQSFIEHAEKLLNLDADCPKLLPKSETKEIANLTLYLDCANEVTELKSLQGSQAVNPLLLTCAGNPRLHTSLGRLVDEVCNAIEHLTSYSEKLASDNIYAMMERDIKGNNGLINGIWNWGWRHGFSADEAEQVVIEVENLVLGGLIEEVIVNL is encoded by the exons ATGTATAGACCATTCATGACATGTGATGATCCAAAAGGGGTAGTTGAGTGTGGGGCTATAAGGAAATACAGGACCAGTTCACAGAAAATGAAGGACAAGACAAAAACTAGGAGGCCGGCTGAGACATCATTGGCTAACAAACAAGACAAAGAGGAGAAGGTTTCAAAAGGATCCGCAGAAAGGTGTTTTGATCCATCATCCTTGCAGCTCATGGAGGTATCTAGAGGGGCTCAAAGGTTGAACAACATGATTGATTCATGGTCTAGGGGTCTTAGGTATGATGGAAGTTCTGAAGATATAGCAAAAGATTTGCTAAAAGGGGCTCTTGACCTGCAAGAATCTCTACTAATGCTGCGCAAGGTGCAAGAAGCTTCACAACACATGGCTAGCTTGAAGAGAAGACAAAATGGGAAACCTGAAAGAGGGAGATTTGATGAAATGCCGATGGATGGAACTGCACATTGTGATCATTTTGGTGAACAAAGTTATCCAATGGGATTCCAAAGACATTGGCCTTCAGCTGATGGTTCTTCAAGTAGTTGCACTGAGGAGCTTAAGAAAGTGATCAAGGAGAGCCTGATTAGCCAAAATTTGTTCACTACCACTGAAGGGTTGGATTCAGCATCCACATTCCACTCCACAAACTCAAGCCAATCTTCTGTGGCTTGGAATGATAAGCTTTCTGATTCTTCTTTCTCACCAACAACTTCAAGGAGGGAAAGACGATCCAATCTGGTTGCCAAGCTGATGGGTTTAGAAGAAGCACCTTCAAGATCATTTCCAGCTGTTATGCAGAAACAGTTGGAGAGTCCAAAGATTCTGAATCAGAAGAGACATGTATTTGACATAGATATGCCTAAACTGAGAAAAAATGTTGAGAAGGTTAATCTAGAACGTAAGATGACCTTGAAGGAAATCCTTGAGACTACTCATTTCAATGGACTTTTGAAGAAGAGTCCTGTGAGAGAGCCTAATGTTCAGGTCCATCATTCCATTGATCCGCACTACAAACATTGTGGTGATTTACCCCCTATTGTACTTATGAAACCTCGATGTACTCCATACCAGGAATGTGTAAACAGTTACCAGCATGTTGTTCCTTCAGAAAAGTTATCCCTTAGAAATCTAAAAGCAAAAGTTGGCACTTCCAAAGTGTTCCAACCCAAGGAAGACTCAACCGTGGGGAAAAGAATGGAAGAACATGTATCCAGAAGGCTTGCCAAAGAGGAAAGAACTAAACTCCTCAGAGAGCTTGTGGAGTTGAAGGAAAAAGAAATCAAGCCTCTTGGAAACGAGAAGGCCCTTGAAGGTAAGGTAAAACTGCCTAGTCATGTCAGTCACAAATCACATGTAAATGAAACTGTTGATAGAAAATCTAAGGTAAAGACCATTGCCCCAAGTAGAAAGATGTCAGAAAAGGAGGTTTCAAAATCCAAACATCAACAAAAAACTCTTGTCCCAGTAGTTGAGGTTTCCAAAACCAAAGTTGTGACAAAATCCCAAGAAGATCAAGCAGAAATCAGCTCTACAAGTACCAAGATTAGGAAGCCACAAAGTGGCTCCCGAATTGAAAAGAATGAGATTCCCAGCAGAAAGAGCACTGTTTCAAATTCAAATACCATCTCAAAACCAAAGAGCCAAAAGATTAGTTATTCCAAGGAACAGAAAAAGAAACAGATGAAGAAGCAAAGGCCTGCTGTTGCTGAGCCTGAAGCAGCTAAACCAGTT GATGAACAATTAGGCCAAGAAGAAGCAATTAGTGTGGCTGTTTCTCATAAAGATGATTGCCCTGAGATTAGAATAATAACTACAATAACACATCATCTTGAGATGGAGCATGAAGAAGTATATGCATCTGCAAATAAGATTAGAG AAGTTTGTGAGCAAAACCAGAGTTCTTCTAGTGATGATTATTTTATGCTCAAGTCTGAACGTGAAAATGATGCCATTCTTGCTGAGAAAGCTCATGACAGTATCAATATCAGTGAAACCTATTGCAAGCCTGACAAAGAGAGTTCTGAGCTTAAATATTTGCTTCTAACAAGTCAATCATTTATTGAGCATGCAGAGAAGCTCCTCAATCTTGATGCTGACTGTCCCAAGCTCCTACCAAAAAGTGAAACTAAGGAAATAGCCAATCTCACACTCTATTTGGACTGTGCAAATGAAGTCACTGAGCTTAAAAGCCTTCAGGGATCACAAGCAGTTAACCCTTTATTGTTAACTTGTGCTGGGAATCCAAGATTGCACACTTCTTTAGGTAGGTTGGTTGATGAAGTCTGTAATGCCATTGAGCATCTAACATCTTACAGTGAAAAACTAGCTTCAGATAACATATATGCAATGATGGAGAGAGATATAAAGGGAAACAATGGACTGATAAATGGAATATGGAACTGGGGTTGGAGGCATGGATTTTCTGCAGATGAAGCTGAGCAAGTTGTCATTGAAGTAGAGAACCTAGTTTTAGGTGGATTGATTGAAGAGGTAATTGTAAATTTATGA
- the LOC137838086 gene encoding uncharacterized protein isoform X2, with amino-acid sequence MYRPFMTCDDPKGVVECGAIRKYRTSSQKMKDKTKTRRPAETSLANKQDKEEKVSKGSAERCFDPSSLQLMEVSRGAQRLNNMIDSWSRGLRYDGSSEDIAKDLLKGALDLQESLLMLRKVQEASQHMASLKRRQNGKPERGRFDEMPMDGTAHCDHFGEQSYPMGFQRHWPSADGSSSSCTEELKKVIKESLISQNLFTTTEGLDSASTFHSTNSSQSSVAWNDKLSDSSFSPTTSRRERRSNLVAKLMGLEEAPSRSFPAVMQKQLESPKILNQKRHVFDIDMPKLRKNVEKVNLERKMTLKEILETTHFNGLLKKSPVREPNVQVHHSIDPHYKHCGDLPPIVLMKPRCTPYQECVNSYQHVVPSEKLSLRNLKAKVGTSKVFQPKEDSTVGKRMEEHVSRRLAKEERTKLLRELVELKEKEIKPLGNEKALEGKVKLPSHVSHKSHVNETVDRKSKVKTIAPSRKMSEKEVSKSKHQQKTLVPVVEVSKTKVVTKSQEDQAEISSTSTKIRKPQSGSRIEKNEIPSRKSTVSNSNTISKPKSQKISYSKEQKKKQMKKQRPAVAEPEAAKPVDEQLGQEEAISVAVSHKDDCPEIRIITTITHHLEMEHEEVYASANKIRVCEQNQSSSSDDYFMLKSERENDAILAEKAHDSINISETYCKPDKESSELKYLLLTSQSFIEHAEKLLNLDADCPKLLPKSETKEIANLTLYLDCANEVTELKSLQGSQAVNPLLLTCAGNPRLHTSLGRLVDEVCNAIEHLTSYSEKLASDNIYAMMERDIKGNNGLINGIWNWGWRHGFSADEAEQVVIEVENLVLGGLIEEVIVNL; translated from the exons ATGTATAGACCATTCATGACATGTGATGATCCAAAAGGGGTAGTTGAGTGTGGGGCTATAAGGAAATACAGGACCAGTTCACAGAAAATGAAGGACAAGACAAAAACTAGGAGGCCGGCTGAGACATCATTGGCTAACAAACAAGACAAAGAGGAGAAGGTTTCAAAAGGATCCGCAGAAAGGTGTTTTGATCCATCATCCTTGCAGCTCATGGAGGTATCTAGAGGGGCTCAAAGGTTGAACAACATGATTGATTCATGGTCTAGGGGTCTTAGGTATGATGGAAGTTCTGAAGATATAGCAAAAGATTTGCTAAAAGGGGCTCTTGACCTGCAAGAATCTCTACTAATGCTGCGCAAGGTGCAAGAAGCTTCACAACACATGGCTAGCTTGAAGAGAAGACAAAATGGGAAACCTGAAAGAGGGAGATTTGATGAAATGCCGATGGATGGAACTGCACATTGTGATCATTTTGGTGAACAAAGTTATCCAATGGGATTCCAAAGACATTGGCCTTCAGCTGATGGTTCTTCAAGTAGTTGCACTGAGGAGCTTAAGAAAGTGATCAAGGAGAGCCTGATTAGCCAAAATTTGTTCACTACCACTGAAGGGTTGGATTCAGCATCCACATTCCACTCCACAAACTCAAGCCAATCTTCTGTGGCTTGGAATGATAAGCTTTCTGATTCTTCTTTCTCACCAACAACTTCAAGGAGGGAAAGACGATCCAATCTGGTTGCCAAGCTGATGGGTTTAGAAGAAGCACCTTCAAGATCATTTCCAGCTGTTATGCAGAAACAGTTGGAGAGTCCAAAGATTCTGAATCAGAAGAGACATGTATTTGACATAGATATGCCTAAACTGAGAAAAAATGTTGAGAAGGTTAATCTAGAACGTAAGATGACCTTGAAGGAAATCCTTGAGACTACTCATTTCAATGGACTTTTGAAGAAGAGTCCTGTGAGAGAGCCTAATGTTCAGGTCCATCATTCCATTGATCCGCACTACAAACATTGTGGTGATTTACCCCCTATTGTACTTATGAAACCTCGATGTACTCCATACCAGGAATGTGTAAACAGTTACCAGCATGTTGTTCCTTCAGAAAAGTTATCCCTTAGAAATCTAAAAGCAAAAGTTGGCACTTCCAAAGTGTTCCAACCCAAGGAAGACTCAACCGTGGGGAAAAGAATGGAAGAACATGTATCCAGAAGGCTTGCCAAAGAGGAAAGAACTAAACTCCTCAGAGAGCTTGTGGAGTTGAAGGAAAAAGAAATCAAGCCTCTTGGAAACGAGAAGGCCCTTGAAGGTAAGGTAAAACTGCCTAGTCATGTCAGTCACAAATCACATGTAAATGAAACTGTTGATAGAAAATCTAAGGTAAAGACCATTGCCCCAAGTAGAAAGATGTCAGAAAAGGAGGTTTCAAAATCCAAACATCAACAAAAAACTCTTGTCCCAGTAGTTGAGGTTTCCAAAACCAAAGTTGTGACAAAATCCCAAGAAGATCAAGCAGAAATCAGCTCTACAAGTACCAAGATTAGGAAGCCACAAAGTGGCTCCCGAATTGAAAAGAATGAGATTCCCAGCAGAAAGAGCACTGTTTCAAATTCAAATACCATCTCAAAACCAAAGAGCCAAAAGATTAGTTATTCCAAGGAACAGAAAAAGAAACAGATGAAGAAGCAAAGGCCTGCTGTTGCTGAGCCTGAAGCAGCTAAACCAGTT GATGAACAATTAGGCCAAGAAGAAGCAATTAGTGTGGCTGTTTCTCATAAAGATGATTGCCCTGAGATTAGAATAATAACTACAATAACACATCATCTTGAGATGGAGCATGAAGAAGTATATGCATCTGCAAATAAGATTAGAG TTTGTGAGCAAAACCAGAGTTCTTCTAGTGATGATTATTTTATGCTCAAGTCTGAACGTGAAAATGATGCCATTCTTGCTGAGAAAGCTCATGACAGTATCAATATCAGTGAAACCTATTGCAAGCCTGACAAAGAGAGTTCTGAGCTTAAATATTTGCTTCTAACAAGTCAATCATTTATTGAGCATGCAGAGAAGCTCCTCAATCTTGATGCTGACTGTCCCAAGCTCCTACCAAAAAGTGAAACTAAGGAAATAGCCAATCTCACACTCTATTTGGACTGTGCAAATGAAGTCACTGAGCTTAAAAGCCTTCAGGGATCACAAGCAGTTAACCCTTTATTGTTAACTTGTGCTGGGAATCCAAGATTGCACACTTCTTTAGGTAGGTTGGTTGATGAAGTCTGTAATGCCATTGAGCATCTAACATCTTACAGTGAAAAACTAGCTTCAGATAACATATATGCAATGATGGAGAGAGATATAAAGGGAAACAATGGACTGATAAATGGAATATGGAACTGGGGTTGGAGGCATGGATTTTCTGCAGATGAAGCTGAGCAAGTTGTCATTGAAGTAGAGAACCTAGTTTTAGGTGGATTGATTGAAGAGGTAATTGTAAATTTATGA